The nucleotide sequence ATAGGAAAATTTACTAACCGTAAAAGTACATATGCACAAAGTATACACATTTCTTGCAGGACTCCAGtataggtttcggcaggagcgtcggtcgaaagggggcgcctcatgccataccacatggtttgcacggtctcggccgaagctcataactcacccttgcccgtgaggggcttgttggtgGTATGTCATGAGACCCTTCGACCAGACCTACCGAAACCATGCAACCTGTGAGGATTCAGGCCCATGACGATAAGATCATCTGGGCGAAGTcccatggcgaagactatgaAGTAGAGATGGCGAAGGCTGAAGAATCGCGTTGGTATCTGGCAAGACCAAATGCATCATTGGGCGAAGGGTGTATGCTGAAGGATGGGGGCTTCGCCATAACAAGCCCAACTTTGAAGAGGCCCAAGGGGCCATCCCAGCCGCTTAGGCCTGTTCGCCAATTGGCCCATTAGAGGCCCATGTATCCAAATTACACTGTATACCCAATCAAacgtccctttcataagggcagccatgtaaattcccctgtaaagcCTAAACCCTAATGGGGGAACCTGTAATAGGATTATAAATAGCCCCGTAGGGACATGTGAAGTGGGGATCCCAAAGAAAAATCTCAAAATACTACATTTACTTTTTCCaacactgttgagtaaccacgtccttcgacgtaCGCGGTTGTCGCTTCGACAAcagggagatactagtcctttgtaggacaagaaaaaaactttcctaaaaaataaaaggaaaatataaaatccttataggacactgaacacacttttctaaagataaaaggtaATGAACaaattattcctaattaatagataatttGTCATGTCGCATCCTCTTGAACTACTTCTGCataagcttcctttaatagattaatttccttaaccgaatatagcagtaATCCGACTGTTGACGATGTGATAATTCTCTCATGGGCCTACCAAATTTTGTCGTTAACAGGAAAGCATCATATTCATTTATTACTTGCATGCAGATTCCAGACAGCAAAGCAACCGCAGATTCGCCAGTGATGGACAGAGGTCTGCTGAAAGCAGCCACATCGGGTGTGAAGCCGGCTCTGCATGACCCAAGCCTTCTGCTTGGAAGGACAGTGCAGGGGAACACCTGCCTCCACATAGCATCGGCCCATGGCCACGAGGAATTCTGCAAGGATATCTTGATGCTGAACCCGTCCCTCCTCTGCACTGTAAACGCGGATGGCGAGACGCCGTTGCTCGCCACCGTAAAAAGCGGCAATGTCGCTTTAGCTTCTTTTCTTCTCAGTTACTACTGCCGCCGCCATGACGATCTTGATACGAGGGAGGCGATGGTGAGGCAAGACAAGCAAGGATGCAACGCGCTGCACCACACCATCCGCAGGGGACACAGGAAGCTTGCATTCGAGCTGATAGAAAAAGAGCCTGCCTTGACGAAAGCTGTTAACAAACACGATGAATCGCCCATGTTCATCGCGGTGATGAGGAATTTCACCGATGTGTTCGATAAACTGTTGGAGGTTCCTGATTCTGCTCACGGTGGAACCTCCGGATACAATGCTCTGCATGCTGCCTTTAGAAATAACAATACTGGTGAGACCCTCATCGATCTAGCTATATGTATCGATCTAGCTATATGTGCTTGTTAACCATTAATATTATCCATGCCTTcacatttttttctcagatATCGCCAAAAAGATTATTGAGACTCGTCCTAAATTGGCAAGAGAAGAGAACAGCGCACGGGTTAATCCAATGCAATTTGGTGTGCTTGAGAACAAGATTGACGTGCTAAAAGTATTGTTGGAACATGATTTCTCTTTAGGATATATAATCAGCACAAGTGGTATCCCTCTTCTTGGTAGTGCCGCATACCAGGGCCATGTTGGTGTTGCTATGGAGATTCTTAAACATTGTCCAGATGCTCCATTTCTAGTTGAAAACGATGGCACCACATGTCTCCACATAGCTGTACAAAAAGGTCACATAAAGTTTGTGGAATTTGTTTTGCAGTCAAAGGAGCTGCGGAAACTCATTAACATGCGAGACAGAAACGGTGAAACTGCCCTTCATTATGCAATCCGGAAGTGCCATCCGAAGATCGTCGCTCTTTTACTGCAATGTAAAGCCCAGGATGTCACAGTGCTCGACAGCAACGGTAACCCCCCAATCTGGGTACCAAATGATGCCGCCGACCATGCTAAGACGCTCAACTGGGTACGTACGCATATGCTCTCCACAACATATATAGCgtctatatatatgtcatcGATTTCTattctaatatattaaaaaatagtaaaCGATGCTATAATGTTGAAAAATATCTCCTATTTAAGCAATTTGCAAGGTATAATTTTCAGTCGTTAAAGAGAAAAGAGTCCCACTACATTCCTACCTACCAGTACTATAAAGCAATCTTAACCGTTGATCTCATTTGATCGAAAGGTGCAGATCTATTTATACAACCATCCCAGTTAGCAGTACTATAAACATGAATGGGTATTATTGTCTAAGAAAATAGATGCGGAGAGGTATAATCATCATTTAGCAGTGACTAAACCTACTTTTTCTTCGATGTTCGCATGCGGTTGGCCGACCCGTATGCGTGAAAAGGTTTGCCAAAATCGTTATTTTCCCATGCGGGTTAGGCAACCGCTTGCCAAAATAGGATTTTTGCATGCAGGCACCTAAGCCAGCCGTATGCAAAAATATTTTcgccaaaaaaatataaattcaaaaaaaggcagaaaccctagccgcacaCCGCCTGCCACGCCAGATCCTGCCACCACAGCCGCCCGCCACTGGCCATGCCAGATCCATGCTGCCTAGGCCGCCGTCGTTCCCCGCAGCCGCCGTCGCTCACAGCCGTCGTCGATCCGCGACCTCTGGCCGTCAAGCCTGCAGCCGCCATAGCcatcgccatctccgccgccgctcccaccgtcACCGGTGCTAGATCCGCCGTCGTGCGTGGGGGGTGGGAgcggccgccatcgccgatGTTGGCACCGCCGGATCAGCCGCCCTCACCGGCCGCAGTCGCGGGGGTCGTAGCCGCAACAAGGTGTGACAgaacccccccacccccacccccccctcCCCAAGAGCGCCGCTGCCGTCATcatccaccgtcgccgcccaccATCGCCAAGGTCACAGCCGCACCCAAGGGTGGCAGATCCTCCCCCCCCCTCTTCTCGAAGGCGAAACCACCGGATCCGCCACCCTCGCCGTCCACCGTCACCGCCCGCCGTCGCGAAGGCCGTAGCCGCACCTGAGGGCGGTGGATCCGGCCCTCCCGAGGGCGCCGCCCGCTGTCATGGAGGCCGCGCAGCCGCCCGCTGTCGCACCCTCGCCATCACCCGCCGCCACACCTAATGGCCGGCCTCCCCATCGGCGTCGCCGCCTGCTACCGCCCACGCTGatttggaggaggagaggagttagaacacgaggagaggagaggagagaaatatcaggagagggagagaggagaggggtgaaaaattttgaagtggtgaggagggaaagagagagcataagagaaaaaaaatagatttttgcatgttACTCCTTAAGAGGAccgtataaaaaaaaatcttttttttttttttgcttacgGTCCCCTTAAAAGATCCGTCTGGAGAAATCGATTTTTGCATAAGCTGGCACTTACGGGCCGTTTGGAACCTACTGGGAGTCTGGTCCAGAAAAACGTTTTCTGTAGTACAACATGTCAGTATATCATGCCGAGCACCACCGTAGAAGACTTAATTAGCTTATGTGCAGGAAGTAGAGAAATAACTGACCAAATATATATAGAAGAATATTATGAGAGAAATTTATTCACAAGTGGAGAAAAATACACTCACTGTTACAGAAATGAGCCTTCGTGACAGGTCATCCATCATAGGTGACTTCTCTCATTgattaagggcctgttcactttaatgaCATTTTCaatcataccattttttttacaaagttacttaaaaaaatagatacgTTTAATTTGTTGCCATagtcaatacataagaaatcctgccaaaattttactAATATTAtcatcttgctaaaattttagcattgcTAAAAACTTGGTaaagtttattttggctacaaccTAAACATGTCCTGAAAAGTAACCCGTTTGATAAAATTACTTACCAGGGATAAGCTGTAGAAGACTTAATTAGTGATCATACGCTGATATGAGTTCATCTGACGGGAGTTATAACCCGTCACTGACCACAATAATGATAAGTTTTCGATGACGGGTATAGAATCTCTTAAAAACAAGAGATTGTatatttcgaaaaaaaaaacagggggTTGTGCGCATCGGGGTTTGA is from Oryza sativa Japonica Group chromosome 9, ASM3414082v1 and encodes:
- the LOC4346702 gene encoding ankyrin repeat-containing protein At5g02620-like; amino-acid sequence: MDRGLLKAATSGVKPALHDPSLLLGRTVQGNTCLHIASAHGHEEFCKDILMLNPSLLCTVNADGETPLLATVKSGNVALASFLLSYYCRRHDDLDTREAMVRQDKQGCNALHHTIRRGHRKLAFELIEKEPALTKAVNKHDESPMFIAVMRNFTDVFDKLLEVPDSAHGGTSGYNALHAAFRNNNTDIAKKIIETRPKLAREENSARVNPMQFGVLENKIDVLKVLLEHDFSLGYIISTSGIPLLGSAAYQGHVGVAMEILKHCPDAPFLVENDGTTCLHIAVQKGHIKFVEFVLQSKELRKLINMRDRNGETALHYAIRKCHPKIVALLLQCKAQDVTVLDSNGNPPIWVPNDAADHAKTLNWSEVSMRMLKADPEDKGEIYNLIKTIKDQVTEKARKDIRTLTQTYTSNTSLVAILLATITFAAAFTLPGGHSNNAGSEGLPNMGRKLAFQAFLISDT